From the genome of Gorilla gorilla gorilla isolate KB3781 chromosome 4, NHGRI_mGorGor1-v2.1_pri, whole genome shotgun sequence:
TCCCTCCCTACCCAAGTGGGCCTTGTGTACACAGTGTGGGGGTGAGGGGCCCTGGGGTGTCTGCCCCTGCACTGGGTGGGCCGGGTGAGGCAGCTGGGCCCTGCTCCTgtacagcccaggctggagcgtccCCTGCAGTCACCTGGCCACTGGCACCCTGGGGTGAAGGGGGAGGCATTGGGCGCTGGCCCCTTAAGGGCCTCTGATGAGCTATATTGGGCCCACCTGCCTGGGTTCCAGCAGCTTCCGCAGCCCCAGCAGGAGACGGAAGATGCAAGAGGTCATTGCGGGGCTAGAGCGGTTCACCTTTGCCTTCGAGAAGGATGTCGAGATGCAGAAGGGCACTGGGCTCCTGCCTTTCCAGGGCATGGACAGTGAGTGAGGGTGGGGCCGCTGTCCCTCCCctaccttctctttttttttttttctttgagacggagtctcgctctgtagcccatgctggagtgcagtggcacaatctcggctcattgcaagctctgcctcctgggttcacgccattctcctgcctcagcctcccgagaagctgggactacaggcgcccgccaccgcgcccagctgattttttgtatttttagtagagaccgggtttcaccgtgttagccaggatggtctcgaactcctgacctcgtgatccgcccgccttggcctcccaaagtgctgggattacaggcatgagccaccacgcccagcctccctcccccttccttctcTACAGGCCTCTCTGCTCAACTCCCTGATGCGAAcgccccttctctgtctctctcttctgtgGCTTCGGGGCAACCCATTTTCCAGACTGAGaaagagaggcacagagagacGGTGAATTGAGAgaagccacactggcctcccgaGCTCCTGGGCCAGCCTTGAGCCCCTCGAGCTCCTCTGTTTCAGAGTTGGGGGGTTAAGGGTTGAGGTCTGCTGGCTGGCTCTGCAGGTTAACCTCTACAGGGCCCAGATTTGGGGGTCCCATAGGCCAGAGCCTGGGGGAGGTCTAGGTGGGACATGCCgataggaggtggaggcttccgGAACAGCTGCAGCCTCTGGGGAAGCTACCTTCTCCGTTCCCTCTTCTCCTTCCAGAGTCGGCCTCAGCTGTGTGCAACTTCTTCACTAAAGGGCTCTGTGAGAAAGGTGAGTTAGCAGACAGGCCTGGGCCCCAAGCTGGGTGAGTGTAGGATCTGTCTGAGCTACACCCAGCAGGGGCTCTGCCTGGCCTGGGATAGGGTGTCGAATTTGCACCTGGGGAGGGAAAATtgggatggaacggaattttatttttattttatttatttatttttagatggaatcttgctctgttgcccaggctggagtgatctggcgtgatctcaactcactgcaacttctgcctcctgggttcaagcgattctccttcctcagcctcccgagtaactggaactacaggtgcatgccaccaagcccggctaatttttgcatttttagtagagatggggttttgtcatgttggccaggcgggtctcaaactcctcacctcaggtgatccacctgcctgggcctcccaaagtgctggggttacaggcgtgagccaccatgcccggccatggaGCAGAATTTTAGACTTACAGGTAGACAAAGGATAAGTGGTTGGATCCACCCAGCAGCCTGCCCCTCCCCTAAGATTTCCCCGCCTCAGCAGCAGTCTTCATAGTTTGCAGTTCGCATCAGGGTAACCAGGCTGCCTGGAAaggggtatttttttctttctgccttgctGGGATGGGCGTGTGTCTGAGCTTTGGCCTGTGCATTCCCAGGAGGCTCCAGCTTCTTAATGTTTTTCTTGATTTCCTCCCAGCTAGAAGAGAGGCATCCTTCTCCCCCAGTCCCCTGCTCTGACTCAGTTTGGAAACTGGTCAGTTGTCTCGTCCATTCCCTATGCCCTGAGGTAGCACCAGCCACCATCTTTGAAATGCTATCAAAAAGCATCCTCCACTTCTCTCCTGCCCTGACTTTGGGTCAATACCGTCTTCCTAGGCCCCTCTCCCCAAATGCAGCCATTCTGGGAAGGCCTGACTCAAATATAAGAGTTTTCAACTTTCCTTCTGGCTCATGGCTCACGTAGAGGCTCTTTCCACAGAAATATACAATTGCCAAAAAAAATTGGCTTCCAGTTTTAGGGTTTCCCTGTCTTCCTACCGCTTGCCTATACATTTAGGTTAAGAAATCTCACTGGTGTGAGAGTTTAGGACATGCTTTCTGATCCAAATGACTCTGTCCCTGGAAGTTGGGGGGCTGGAGGGGACCAGGAAAGGAGGACCTGGGGCCATGTTTGCCCACCTGCCTTGTTTGTCTTGGGGCCAGCCCTGGACCATGCAGGGAGAAGGGAAATGGGATCACTGGTCGCCCAAGGCCTTGTGCACCCAGGACCCTGCAGGCTCAGTGTGGACTGAGTGGCATCTCCTCAACTCAGCCCATCCAGTCCCTAGAGCAGTGGTTCCTAGCAACACCCTTCTGCAAAGAAAGAAAGCTATTATGGTGGAAGGTCAGAACCAAGCAAGTCAATAGCCAGGGGTGGAGGTTAGGGGTATTTAAAAAGAGCACCTTGGCCGGGGGAGTaggctcacacttataattccagcactttgagaggcagaggctggagaatcgctcaagaccagcctgggcaacatagtgagaccccatctctacaaaacataattttttttttaaaaaaggaaaaatggaaagaacacctcccctagcccccaaatTATGTCAGAGAACTGGCCAGGCATGAGGCTGGACCTGCTTAGAAACTCAGGAActgccagcctggatgacatggcaaagccctgtctctacaaaaaataaaaaaattagctcagtgtggtggtgcatgcctgtagtcccagctactcgggaggctgagatgggagaactcctgagtctaggaggttgaggctacagtaagccatgactttgccattgcactccagcctgggcaacagactaagatcctgtctcaaataaataaattaattaaaaagaaagaaacttaggAACTGGGTGTCCTTCCTGCTAATAGCAAGGCAGACTTGAGTGAAGATAATAAAGCAGTTAAATGTAACATTTCCATGGAATATTCCATATAAATCATTACAAAGTTGGCTCTTCTGTCACCCTGTTAGGTCTCTGGAATCGGGAAGCATAAcatttgatgtttttaaagatgggaaTTCAACACACCcttactgagcacttattatgtgccaggggctgggctgggtgtggggatTCTGGGCTGGAAAGCCTGGCCCCGCTCCCTGGCAGGACGAGAGGGGGTGTTAGGCACTCTGGGAATGAAAAGGAGGCAGCTGTTCTGAGCCCAGATACTTCCCTGGAGAAGGGCATGGCACGCCAGGCAGATGGGAAGGATGGGCAAAGGTGTGGTAGTGGGAACAGCTGTGCTTTAAGAAGAGCTTGCcctggccagtcatggtggctcaagcctgtaatcccagcactttgggaggctgaggcggatggatcacctgagatcaggagtttgagaccagcctggccaacatggtgaaaccccgtctctactaaaaataaaaaaaatagccgggtgtagttgcaggtgtaatcccagctacttgggaggctgaggcaggaggatcacttgaacctgggaggtggaggttgcagtgagctgagaccgtgccattgctctctagcatgggcaacagagcgagacgccatctcaaaaacaagagcttggccgggcgcggtggctcacgcctgtaatcccagcactttgggaggccgaggtgggcagatcacgaggtcaggagatcgagaccatcctggctaacacggtgaaaccctgtctctactaaaaaatagaaaaaattagcagggcgtggtggcgggcgcctgtagtcccagctactcaggaaactgaggcaggagaatggcgtgaacccaggaggcggagcttgcagtgagccaagatcgcgccgctgcactccagcctgggcgacagagcgagattctgtctcgaaaaaaaaaaaaaaaagctctccctTCATGCTGCCTCGGCTCCCAGTTCCAGCCCCTACAGGGTCCAGGTGAAGGGATAAGGGGAGAGCCGCTGGGGACTGAGTCAGGTACCCTCCTGGGGAATCCCCTGGAGGGCTGAGCCGGGCTCAGGCTGTGGATGAGGGGCCTCCCAGCCAGGTGCTCTGGTGTCTCCAGGGAAACTCTGCCCCTTCCGACATGACCGAGGGGAGAAGATGGTGGTGTGCAAGCACTGGCTCCGGGGGCTCTGCAAGAAGGGTGATCACTGCAAGTTCCTGCACCAGTATGACCTCACCAGGATGCCTGAGTGCTACTTCTACTCCAAGTTTGGTAAGGCCTCTTCCTGGCTCGGTGCCTCACCCTGGAGGGTGGCAGTGTGGGCTGTGAGATGGGAAGAAGGTTTCTAGAGGAGCGGGCACGCAGAGGAGGCTGGACATGTCCCTGGAGGCCAGAGAGAACTGTCTGAGTCTCAGGTGTCTGTTGTCCAAACCCCTAGACAAGCAGAAGTGCACCCTGAAGTCCCTGCCCTTTACTGCCCCCTGGATCAAGGTGCATACCAGATACCCCCAAAAGGGAAGAAGGGATTGTTTCTCTCCCCATTCTTGGTTCATCACACACCCAGCCTGACTATATTGAAGTGTCTCAAATGAGCCATCTCTCAGGCCCCGGCTAGAACTTCTCTAATATCAGGCCTTCAGAGCCACATTCACGATGCCTGCTGTACCCTCAAAGCCCCAGCACCACTGTCTGCTCTTCCAACGGTCTTGCTATTTTAACTCTTACTTTAGAAGAAACTTTGCATTGTTTCCATAAACGGAGAACTAGCATCACTTGTTGGAAATCAAAGGTCACTGTAAACATAAATCCATGAGGTTCAGAGGTCTAGCACCTAAAGTCATCTTGTGCGGTCAAGCCTGGACCAGCATCTTACCTCCCTCTGGCTTCAAGGCATCCtttgtccttttatttatttttatatatttttttgagacagcgtcttgctctgtcccccaggctagagtgcagtggcatgatcttggctcactgcaacctccacctcccgggttcaagccattctcctgcctcagcctcctgagtagctgggattacaggaacccaccaccatgcccggctaatttttgtatttttagtagagacggggttttgccacgttggccaggctggtcttgaactcctgacctcaggtgatccacctgcctcggcctcccaaagtgctgggattatcggtGTGAGCCGCGGTGCCCGGCCTCCTTTGTCCTTTTAATCAAGGGACTGTTTATGGGGCAGCTGCAGCCACTTTCCCGCTTACTTAAGAAAGGAATCTGTGAATGTGCTTCAGGTCTCACCCTTCACAATATGGTTCTACAGCTCAGAGCTTTTCGGAGCTGGAAGGAGCCTTACGGATTATCTAGTCCAGTGGTTTTCCAACTGTATTCCATAAAGAGTGACCTGCAAGGAGAGAGCTGGCAGAATCCCCTGGATGCCCCTGACTCAGGAGGCTTGGCTTCCAAATGTGGCTGCAGCCAGCTTCAGGGCCCCCCAAGCGGCTGCTCCTCGTTAGTGCCAATGGGAGGGTCCTGGGTACCTGAGAAGGAGGCAAAGCATTACCTAGGCCAGTCAGAGCCCCACCCAGGCTAACATTCCATTTCCTGCCTGctcctgggaggcaaaggcatgGCAGTTCCTGAGAGCTGCCCCCATGTCTCCCCTGAAAGGACAATGTTTATCCAAGTTCCCCTTGGTCACTGCCTAACATTCTGTGACTTTAGTAATAAAATGCCACCTACTTAGTTATTCCCTCAATAGCCCTCGGTGTTTGTTTGGGGATCAGGTGCTCCTGGGTATGGATACAGGAACAGGACCAGGTCCCCCTCCGCCCCCAGGTAACTCCAATTAGTAGAGGACAGACTTGTAAGCCCATGATTACAAGATGTAATCTACTGTTCTTACAGTAAATGAATGCATGTGGCTTTCGAATATCAAAGTGGTGATCACTCTAATTGGAATCAGAGTGTTGTTGGGGAGGTGTAGGAGTGGGACAGAGTCACTGGAAGGGCCTGGTGTCCGGGGTCTTCCGCCCAGTACCCCGTCTCTGAAAGGCGGATTGAAGGCTGAGGTGCTGCTGCCACCTGCTGGCCAGGTCAGGAATGCAGAGACGTGCGCCCAGCAGAACGGCAACCAGTGTAGATGACTTCCTGTTATCTCCATCCATCAAATGCTGGCCAGCATCACCTAGGGGGTGATGTCACTTTGATTCATTAGAAAGCTCAAGCCCAGAGTCAGCACTCTGCCCAGTGCTGTACACtgacaatgaacaaatgaaccCTTCATGAACGTGAGGAAGCTGAATGAAATGGATGTGGCcttttcccctctctgagccctgGCGTTCTCTGTGAAATGAGAGGGCTGGGAAAGAATGGTGGTTTTAAACTCTTGGGAATCAGGGgtactctcctttttttttttggagacagagtctcgcactgttgcccaggctggaatggaatggcacaatctcgactcactgcaac
Proteins encoded in this window:
- the CPSF4L gene encoding putative cleavage and polyadenylation specificity factor subunit 4-like protein, coding for MQEVIAGLERFTFAFEKDVEMQKGTGLLPFQGMDKSASAVCNFFTKGLCEKGKLCPFRHDRGEKMVVCKHWLRGLCKKGDHCKFLHQYDLTRMPECYFYSKFGDCSNKECPFLHVKPAFKSQDCPWYDQGFCKDGPLCKYRHVPRIMCLNYLVGFCPEGPKCQFAQKIWEFKLLPGSKI